The Naumovozyma castellii chromosome 4, complete genome genome contains a region encoding:
- the NCAS0D01490 gene encoding uncharacterized protein, with the protein MQYGSNDIVSIVAFCEKYKVPEMVRKDWGIYTPGSNMNLQQLDALSFQTLKREIEEQNSKLRSKKRRRTEVEETYKYFKRPDLYPPVEGDLETDTLIPDILLTSEGSTHNPIFCGQQDEEEEEEVNIRDILLSGSEEDTYMEPSHFQATLINTSSRNYTKARGTDDSNMNLFTSCNNIHRKLSIQDGQENFSKFIISLSSSSPTPPDLNW; encoded by the coding sequence ATGCAGTATGGGAGCAACGACATTGTGTCTATTGTTGCCTTTTGTGAGAAGTATAAGGTTCCGGAAATGGTAAGGAAAGACTGGGGAATATATACTCCTGGATCAAACATGAACCTACAGCAACTTGATGCCCTTAGTTTCCAGACCTTAAAACGTGAAATCGAGGAACAGAACTCAAAGTTAAGATCCAAAAAGAGAAGACGAACCGAAGTGGAAGAAacatataaatatttcaaaagacCCGACCTATATCCTCCAGTTGAAGGTGATTTGGAAACGGATACCTTAATTCCCGATATTTTATTGACTAGTGAGGGCAGCACCCACAACCCTATTTTTTGTGGCCAAcaggatgaagaagaagaagaagaagtaaaTATAAGagatatattattatcaggTTCCGAGGAGGATACTTATATGGAGCCTTCCCACTTTCAGGCAACTTTAATTAATACGTCTTCTAGAAATTATACAAAAGCAAGGGGGACCGATGATTCTAATATGAATTTGTTTACTTCTTGTAACAACATACATAGAAAATTATCGATTCAAGACGGTCAAGAAAACTTCTCCAAGTTTATAATCTCtcttt
- the NCAS0D01500 gene encoding uncharacterized protein (ancestral locus Anc_5.91), with amino-acid sequence MKLDPKVYQEATRAAKTPHFKYLMLGLVCAATLPTSVYMQRNPPVKTIDKRKSPKGLNSMDSELDDFESFPTFSSIL; translated from the coding sequence ATGAAACTAGACCCAAAGGTATACCAAGAAGCTACAAGGGCGGCAAAAACCCCtcatttcaaatatttgatgttgGGACTGGTATGTGCAGCAACACTTCCCACAAGTGTATACATGCAACGAAATCCACCAGTGAAAACCATTGATAAGAGGAAGAGCCCTAAAGGATTGAATTCTATGGACTCAGAACTGGACGATTTTGAATCGTTCCCTACTTTTTCATCCATATTATGA
- the RTT107 gene encoding Rtt107p (ancestral locus Anc_5.94), whose product MISSSKLFDNLNFLIVSTDPKGLLEVDATSKLLTANGGANIFTCDVSQILKSSTTADLLKSNPRQWFINEYGSKNIHFIISDTIDFPFYAVTEFEFLIPVVKPEWIPTCLARKRHMRTSLFSPNKRHILKSSQIYISRDSINASEYIFYSELIQALGGTVNNLLCSRTTHLITNNENDPIITSLEEQVKTSTMKYIYPTWLIQSFKQLELASESEHSIHASTNLEDQWENISDLEWRNDPKGNEAYLKGYKFVIGMDLTLHKDCYGFLLDFIKHMGGSIIHHLDGDDISKLGANCYLGKSNTSKEFEIISQTNAHKGNLIWMFHMWSMSQFIEPKENIIFEPFQPVIFKRNELRPAYTNYFGRQRSYIQRLVELLGGVSTTEFSKRNTHLISRSNVGKKFKTAMKWGESSVIVVNHLWLEECYKLNKKLDPKTNEFRDFNIDREDILLTIGQLSYKELLTSANQTHNDEYFFTANSQTTTKEIYNDDDISQLVQEGLSQDKSREKENDLVAIENAQEHISETRNINENIISQEALMTQPKENIDKESPENDSEKEKSENSKESTKDSDRYSYLFKGLSQEEETANTSIISPVLPISLHSSGGNRRAARAKAEKRLHSSIESLNEFEKNSKRKRLGNFLPEELQQLETLKKIEKDAKEILSKIVIDKKFSIVGTCTGCHEDISKLDLEILRLLGVKILDEIEVGNGHMNCIIAPKKMRTAKFLMSLSFHPLKYALLPDFITDVLKFVHRGESPMELMNLDDYRIPGIDQELLDRTKSTMRLFERFEMSDINISSEVVGGVELISSILKCHGIKNYKILKKNKFTKEDIVKNNKLKAKSKSKIPSYIMLATTSVQTKRFRKLTKEIDPEDENVLVIDWEWCVQSIFTLEVNFDSNQVLYKGF is encoded by the coding sequence ATGATATCCTCTTCTAAActttttgataatttgaacTTTCTTATAGTTAGCACTGATCCAAAGGGTTTGTTGGAAGTAGATGCTACATCCAAACTGTTAACCGCTAATGGGGGCGCGAATATCTTCACCTGTGATGTATctcaaatattgaaatcaTCTACAACTGCAGACCTCCTGAAATCTAATCCTAGGCAATggtttattaatgaatacGGGAGTAAAAACATTCATTTTATAATCAGTGATACAATTGATTTTCCCTTCTATGCAGTGACTGAATTTGAGTTTCTAATCCCAGTAGTGAAACCAGAATGGATCCCCACCTGTTTGGCAAGGAAAAGACACATGAGAACCTCATTGTTTTCACCCAATAAACGCCATATTTTAAAATCCTCCCAAATATACATATCTAGAGATTCCATTAATGCATCGGAGTACATTTTCTATTCAGAGCTGATTCAAGCATTAGGTGGTACTGTGAATAATTTACTTTGTAGTCGAACCACACATTTAATTACAAACAATGAAAACGATCCAATAATTACATCATTAGAGGAGCAAGTGAAAACAAGTACtatgaaatatatttatcCAACATGGCTTATTCAAAGTTTCAAGCAATTAGAATTAGCCTCAGAGTCTGAACATAGTATTCATGCTTCGACTAATTTGGAAGATCAGTgggaaaatatttcagattTGGAATGGCGAAATGATCCAAAAGGGAATGAAGCATATCTAAAGGGTTATAAATTCGTAATTGGTATGGATCTAACTTTACATAAGGATTGCTATGGATTCTTATTAGACTTTATCAAGCATATGGGCGGGTCGATAATACATCATCTAGATGGAGACGATATAAGTAAACTGGGGGCCAATTGCTATCTTGGCAAATCTAACACTTCCAAAGAATTTGAGATTATATCTCAAACTAATGCACATAAAGGGAATTTAATTTGGATGTTCCACATGTGGTCCATGTCTCAGTTTATCGAGCCCAAagagaatattatttttgaacCATTCCAACCTGTCATATTCAAACGCAATGAATTACGCCCGGCATATACGAATTATTTTGGTCGTCAAAGATCATATATTCAAAGGCTAGTGGAATTACTAGGTGGTGTAAGTACTACggaattttccaaaagaaaTACACATTTAATCTCTAGGAGTAATGTTGGTAAAAAATTCAAGACCGCTATGAAATGGGGAGAATCATCTGTGATTGTGGTGAATCATTTATGGTTAGAAGAGTGCTATAAACTgaataaaaaattggatCCTAAAACGAATGAATTTAGAGACTTCAACATCGATAGAGAAGATATATTACTAACAATTGGTCAATTATCATATAAGGAACTATTGACATCGGCAAATCAGACTCATAAcgatgaatattttttcactGCAAATTCACAAACGActacaaaagaaatttataatgatgatgatatttctCAACTAGTACAAGAAGGATTGTCACAGGATAAGAGCAGGGAAAAAGAGAATGACTTGGTAGCAATAGAAAACGCTCAGGAACATATCTCAGAGACCAGGAATATAAATgagaatattatttctcAAGAGGCGCTAATGACTCAACCAAAAGAGAACATTGACAAAGAAAGCCCTGAAAATGATTCTGAAAAGGAGAAAAGTGAAAACTCTAAGGAATCCACAAAAGATTCTGATAGATATTCATATCTTTTTAAAGGTTTATCACAAGAGGAGGAAACAGCCAACACTTCAATTATTTCACCCGTTTTACCTATCAGTCTACATTCTAGTGGCGGGAACAGAAGAGCCGCTAGAGCTAAAGCGGAAAAAAGGTTACATAGCAGTATTGAATCATTGAATGAGTTCGAGAAGAATTCCAAGAGGAAAAGGTTGGGAAATTTCTTACCTGAGGAACTACAACAATTAGAAACTTTaaaaaagattgaaaagGACGCCAAGGAAATTTTGTCGAAGATTGTGATTGATAAGAAATTCTCGATAGTTGGCACTTGTACAGGTTGCCATGAAGATATCTCAAAACTGGATTTAGAAATATTACGATTGCTTGGAGTTAAGATATTAGACGAAATTGAAGTTGGAAATGGTCACATGAATTGTATAATTGCACCGAAAAAAATGAGAACGGCGAAATTTCTTATGAGCTTAAGCTTTCATCCTCTAAAATATGCGTTATTACCTGACTTTATCACTGATGTGTTAAAATTTGTTCATAGAGGTGAATCACCAATGGAGTTAATGAATTTAGATGATTATCGTATTCCTGGCATTGATCAGGAACTGTTAGATCGAACCAAATCAACGATGAGActatttgaaagatttgaaatgtCTGACATTAATATATCCAGTGAGGTTGTCGGTGGTGTTGAgttgatttcttcaatcttaaAATGTCATGGcattaaaaattataagattctgaaaaaaaataagtTTACAAAAGAGGATATTgtaaagaataataaattgaagGCGAAGTCGAAATCAAAAATACCATCATATATAATGCTGGCGACGACATCGGTCCAAACGAAACGATTCAGAAAATTAACAAAAGAAATAGATCCCGAAGATGAGAATGTTTTAGTTATTGATTGGGAGTGGTGTGTTCAAAGCATATTCACGTTAGAGGTAAATTTTGACTCGAATCAGGTGCTGTATAAGGGTTTTTAG
- the SPO16 gene encoding Spo16p (ancestral locus Anc_5.95) yields the protein MEVTRTYTHSVVDTVSILVVDVNTSLFITNVKSFPTQTASSDSELLHYIAKELGALLEEIENEFLKGKATVFQKINLNFSEMKYPFHFWDELIFLDTRKLTNNPQVYITEQSPFDRQEYFKTNYFITRFRKQICESASNDEEREEDYLIDFELLTKKTIWFLFKERGIEDENEIENLLARYSSVEDLVTYL from the coding sequence ATGGAAGTTACAAGAACGTATACACACTCGGTTGTAGACACGGTTTCCATTTTAGTGGTTGATGTGAACACTTCCCTGTTTATTACTAATGTAAAGAGTTTCCCCACTCAAACAGCTAGTTCTGACTCGGAATTACTTCATTATATTGCTAAGGAATTGGGAGCTTTGTTGgaagaaatagaaaatGAGTTTTTAAAGGGTAAGGCGACAGTGTTCCAGAAGATTAATTTAAACTTTTctgaaatgaaatatccATTTCACTTCTGGGATGAGCTCATATTTCTTGATACTAGAAAGTTAACCAATAATCCTCAAGTTTATATTACAGAACAATCCCCTTTTGACCGGcaagaatattttaaaacTAATTATTTTATAACAAGGTTTAGGAAACAGATTTGTGAATCGGCGagtaatgatgaagaaaggGAAGAAGATTATCTTATagattttgaattgttaACAAAGAAGACTATTTGGTTCTTATTCAAGGAAAGGGGGATTGAAGACGAAaacgaaattgaaaacttATTGGCCCGCTACTCAAGTGTTGAGGACTTGGTAACATATCTATAG
- the SPO12 gene encoding Spo12p (ancestral locus Anc_5.99) has translation MSMTTTNPRRTNTALSKKQTTHDKTSYKNNFSNPVTSSVASSLHRSMFKKTTNASVTKNSNRLKISLINKFASPTDRLLSPCSQKLTNHKSKFLLAKSNPTKLNFAAMMNKKENEMDSDDE, from the coding sequence ATGTCAATGACCACAACTAATCCAAGAAGAACCAATACTGCattatcaaagaaacaaacaacaCATGATAAAACAAGctataaaaataattttagCAATCCTGTAACATCTTCCGTTGCTTCTTCATTGCATAGATCTATGTTCAAGAAAACAACTAACGCATCAGTTACCAAGAATTCCAACCgtttaaaaatttcattgataaataaatttgcaTCACCAACCGATAGACTATTGTCACCATGCTCTCAAAAGTTGACCAATCATAAATCCAAGTTTTTACTAGCTAAATCAAACCCaacaaaattgaattttgcTGCTATgatgaacaagaaagaaaatgagATGGATTCAGATGatgaataa
- the MTC6 gene encoding Mtc6p (ancestral locus Anc_5.102) produces MPMQRALLKAYLWVLLIITFLPNCHAIDSWAQPSGQRRTAIRSQRDMLANVTIDEIPIVGVDLRHVLFSDNFTSSSNLNTNQTNTIYMNNLSDLLTAGVQGLVLDIEPNHGFWVVTNTTLLLSTFLDTLESFLLSTNDNLSADIIMLFLRPPVNLTLNSTVYHTHPQLNLTYILDQHLGSSRIYSPSILAADRAMGDAWDAFGESKTDGWPTLGTFLYTRKKRVLITDLSSKSNSTIDSPYIFPNTITHYSSGNMTSDCPNTLSALSYMSTVSFQFLEAVFNEDDISEYVSCGVSPIISNTYNVNSLSNIKTLLDKTVVWSWGEDEPTISNTKITIVKDTLEALNCAQLSFSSGTDSMTWQVANCYDNKRGLCRYKDHKYVWKLTKDDDNTYFSFDGRGDSKCPDDYVFAIPRTPLEEKAVLLYFRQQNITDIDAWIDLNSISVSNCWVTGGPYASCPYQKVVSRRNFVTMLLPVVICSFAILCIVLYLSILRTPIHDNRKNWRRIVNKISKAEFEGVPS; encoded by the coding sequence ATGCCCATGCAAAGAGCGTTACTCAAGGCTTACCTATGGGTTTTACTGATAATAACATTTCTGCCGAATTGTCATGCAATTGATTCTTGGGCACAACCGTCCGGTCAGAGGAGGACGGCTATACGATCGCAAAGAGACATGCTTGCAAATGTaaccattgatgaaatacCTATAGTAGGGGTAGACCTTCGGCATGTTCTGTTTAGCGATAATTTTACCTCCTCATCAAACTTAAACACTAATCAAACAAATACGATTTATATGAACAACCTTTCCGATCTATTGACCGCAGGAGTTCAAGGTCTCGTACTAGACATTGAGCCAAATCATGGGTTTTGGGTTGTCACAAACACAACTTTGCTGTTAAGTACATTTCTGGACACTTTAGAGAGTTTCCTTTTATCAACAAATGATAATTTGTCTGCTGACATTATAATGTTGTTTCTACGACCTCCAGTAAATTTAACATTAAACAGCACGGTTTACCATACGCATCctcaattaaatttaacatATATACTGGACCAACATTTAGGAAGTTCACGAATATATTCACCAAGCATCCTAGCAGCAGATAGAGCAATGGGCGATGCCTGGGATGCATTTGGAGAATCCAAGACAGACGGTTGGCCTACGCTAGGAACATTTCTATATACCCGGAAAAAAAGAGTTCTCATAACTGATTTGTCCTCgaaatcaaattcaacaataGATTCACCCtatatttttccaaatacaaTTACTCATTATTCTTCTGGGAATATGACATCTGATTGTCCAAATACTTTGAGCGCCTTATCATATATGTCAACAGTTagttttcaattcttggaaGCTGtttttaatgaagatgatatatCTGAATATGTTTCATGTGGAGTATCGCCAATTATCTCCAACACTTACAATGTAAATTCACTTTCTAACATCAAAACCTTATTAGATAAAACGGTGGTTTGGTCATGGGGTGAAGATGAACCAACAATTTCGAATACTAAGATAACAATTGTGAAGGATACTTTAGAGGCCCTAAATTGTGCACAATTATCCTTCTCTTCTGGCACCGATTCAATGACATGGCAAGTAGCCAATTGCTACGATAATAAGAGAGGTCTTTGTAGGTATAAAGATCATAAATATGTTTGGAAATTAACCaaggatgatgataatactTATTTCTCGTTTGATGGTCGGGGGGATTCCAAATGTCCTGATGATTATGTATTTGCCATTCCTCGGACACCGTTGGAAGAAAAGGCAGTATTGTTGTATTTTCGACAGCAAAATATTACTGATATTGATGCCTGGATAGATTTGAACTCTATTTCAGTTAGTAATTGTTGGGTCACGGGAGGTCCCTACGCCTCATGTCCCTATCAGAAAGTTGTCTCAAGGAGAAATTTTGTAACTATGTTGCTTCCTGTGGTAATTTGCTCGTTTGCAATATTGTGTATTGTTCTGTATTTGAGTATTTTGCGTACTCCAATTCATGACAATAGGAAAAACTGGAGGAGAATAGTTAACAAAATATCAAAGGCGGAATTTGAAGGTGTTCCCTCTTAA
- the PEX28 gene encoding Pex28p (ancestral locus Anc_5.103), with translation MSSHTSTKKSVVKTYFAKKYDKVLDSIQAVEESISGTQPSSTTTRSTTAATVTPISSRALLQKVAGSLVNASIERIRPERDDTLLEFSESLTDQFESKVMSSTFSTKSGRDHFIDIFLDKLIARITPENLPEREHFVHERTAQPVSITILTKNLKSLTGQMDGIFEVQDSIVRLLTWRNPSGTITMLILFTILCYNPMYLILLPLFHVMYGSMARGYMYRHPLRKTIYPARREFGKSLINTVASGGPSMAQQPLTTVDTAESLDPSLTEENDEDRNSIDDRKSLNDLSGSTKIIVNLRDLQDMTTGILSFHKSMEKFNLEVAGFKDEYHSTRLFLKLGLIFIILWSLSTHINWGFLMSSLAWSLMIRFHPKLRNKLSKRSNKDETLAEKDLNSHIGLAPPINSIILDEKPEVRFIEIFELYQRGVIPRYWRFLKFSNKVFEPADQLRKAQQQPLGVLDITEVLPPLRWEFDENSNWEIDHDVSKWASQRGLETEMEIEGDFLIDPLFKRRRLIRKVVKYANPIPLPAHD, from the coding sequence ATGAGCTCACATACTTCTACAAAGAAAAGTGTGGTGAAAACTTATTTTGCAAAGAAATACGACAAAGTCCTTGACTCCATCCAAGCCGTGGAGGAAAGCATTTCTGGTACACAACCTTCATCAACGACAACGAGATCCACAACTGCAGCAACCGTTACTCCGATATCCAGCAGGGCTCTGCTGCAAAAAGTGGCCGGATCTCTAGTTAATGCATCCATCGAACGAATAAGACCTGAAAGGGATGACACTTTACTTGAATTCAGTGAATCATTAACAGACCAATTCGAATCTAAAGTGATGTCTTCCACTTTTTCCACAAAGAGTGGTAGAGATCATTTCATCGACATATTCTTAGATAAACTTATAGCAAGGATAACACCAGAAAATTTACCGGAAAGGGAACATTTTGTACACGAGAGAACAGCTCAACCTGTCTCAATTACCATATTAACTAAAAACTTGAAAAGTTTGACTGGTCAAATGGATGGCATATTTGAAGTTCAGGATTCCATAGTTCGATTGTTAACTTGGAGAAATCCCTCAGGGACAATAACAATGTTAATCTTATTTACAATACTGTGCTATAATCCAATGTATCTGATATTATTGCCATTATTTCATGTCATGTATGGATCGATGGCACGTGGTTACATGTATCGACATCCCTTAAGGAAAACAATATATCCAGCAAGAAGAGAATTTGGGAAATCATTAATCAATACTGTAGCAAGTGGAGGACCAAGTATGGCCCAACAACCATTAACGACCGTAGATACCGCTGAATCATTGGATCCCTCGTTAACGGAGgagaatgatgaagataggaattcaattgatgataGGAAAAGCttaaatgatttatcaGGTAGTACAAAGATAATTGTCAATTTAAGAGATTTACAAGACATGACCACAGGAATATTAAGTTTCCATAAATCAATGGAGAAGTTCAATTTAGAAGTGGCTGGGTTCAAAGACGAATATCATTCCACAAGACTCTTTTTGAAACTCGGcttaatatttataatattatgGAGTCTTTCCACACATATTAACTGGGGATTTTTGATGAGTAGTTTAGCTTGGTCTCTGATGATTAGATTTCATCCAAAACttagaaataaattatctAAAAGATCAAACAAGGATGAAACCTTAGCAGAGAAGGATTTAAATTCACACATAGGATTGGCACCACCTATAAACTCAATTATTCTGGACGAAAAACCAGAAGTTAGGTTTATTGagatatttgaattatatcAAAGAGGAGTAATTCCAAGATATTGGCgatttttaaaattttctaataaagTCTTTGAACCAGCTGATCAACTCAGAAAGGCACAGCAGCAACCTCTCGGCGTTTTAGATATCACTGAAGTCCTTCCACCTTTAAGATGggaatttgatgaaaattcaaattgggAAATTGATCATGATGTTAGTAAATGGGCTTCACAAAGAGGATTGGAAACAGAGATGGAAATCGAAGGAGATTTTCTTATCGATCCATTAtttaagagaagaagattaaTCCGCAAAGTCGTTAAATATGCGAACCCAATACCATTACCTGCACATGATTga
- the SKG6 gene encoding Skg6p (ancestral locus Anc_5.107) has translation MIDIATYEASLSTLLTQPRRNAAPTQITTSTGVLAGRTYYKRDSKSSSSTTTKNKSTKCTGSKEQCQLPSNNTHSTAVTVGVAVAVPVFVVILALAVILLGVYRRSKREAKEDLDPDFEGETEFLPNVHPMYPMPQQQQQQQRNMAPQRPPQNYYTQPQPQQPMNPFSNNAATNSTTSWNVDPFQLPQGEDVSSLRNFARQVTNDGLGGYQIASRNVSQVSLTQSQANLSESNVDAPHSFHKAQLQGHEIDSSSSGSPNDVLNEKITSNSQVNVATGNDMNQIDSNNNKESGIARLHRESKIQGDAFEFEFENEQEKGKEKHVRQTTNPVNEDEDDYVVPVSSDEDENIKRMKSIYQVYLDRDGTMKQKRIENSEGDDDEFAQEHERNISQEPVQNPIIKPNQQIPHLVINDNQQPLTENPQPDLPEGTNLAIPDRRTRIASSIYSEAPINYQQQQQYYPQQQQPMAQQPYVQYPPQAYNPQYHGAPSMQQYPSQLHHPQTLESIGELPTPTQLMNSSSLHSLTSFRQPSKQQLQLQSARLNGTVLNPIDHPEMFYTQNADPSQMQLPQQQQMPSNMSVMTGSTNQNGDNGGALPPHQLRQSIVMTNPADLQKSTTYRPAGSFRTMNTLNNTRNNSLTSQMNPYQQQQQAFNSRVSGILEETDMVQPPSIGGVLPHSSSQEDLRRQLGSSHNYTTN, from the coding sequence ATGATCGATATTGCTACATATGAAGCGTCTCTAAGCACGCTTCTAACGCAACCACGCAGAAATGCTGCTCCCACTCAAATAACTACTTCCACGGGTGTATTGGCCGGAAGAACCTACTACAAGAGAGATtctaaatcatcatcaagtACCACAACGAAGAATAAATCTACCAAATGTACAGGAAGCAAAGAACAATGTCAACTACCATCTAATAATACCCATTCAACCGCGGTCACCGTCGGTGTTGCTGTCGCAGTTCCTGTCTTTGTAGTGATCTTGGCATTGGCAGTAATCTTATTGGGTGTTTATAGAAGAAGCAAGAGAGAGGCTAAGGAAGACTTGGATCCTGATTTTGAAGGTGAGACGGAATTCTTACCTAACGTACATCCTATGTACCCGATGCCccaacagcaacaacagcagcaacgTAACATGGCTCCACAACGTCCTCCTCAAAATTACTATACACAACCTCAACCTCAACAACCAATGAACCCGTTCTCAAATAATGCAGCCACTAACAGCACTACCTCGTGGAATGTAGACCCATTCCAACTTCCTCAAGGTGAAGACGTGTCGTCTTTGAGAAATTTCGCTAGACAAGTCACTAACGATGGTCTGGGTGGGTATCAGATTGCCTCTAGAAATGTGAGTCAAGTCTCACTGACGCAATCTCAGGCAAATCTTTCCGAGAGTAACGTGGATGCTCCTCATTCCTTCCATAAGGCACAATTGCAAGGTCATGAGATTGATAGTAGTTCCAGTGGCAGCCCTAATGACGTCTTGAATGAGAAGATCACCTCCAATTCACAGGTTAATGTCGCAACTGGGAATGACATGAATCAAATAGATTCGAATAACAATAAAGAATCTGGTATTGCAAGGTTACATAGAGAAAGTAAGATACAAGGTGATGCATTcgaatttgaatttgaaaatgaacaagaGAAGGGGAAGGAGAAACATGTTAGGCAAACGACCAATCCGGtcaatgaagatgaggatgacTATGTCGTTCCAGTTTCTtcagatgaagatgaaaatattaaaagaatgaaaagtATTTATCAAGTCTATCTAGATAGAGATGGAACTATGAAACAGAAAcgaattgaaaattctgaaggtgatgatgatgaatttgcCCAGGAACATGAAAGGAATATATCTCAAGAGCCTGTTCAAAATCCAATTATTAAGCCAAATCAACAAATTCCTCATCTAGTGATTAATGATAATCAACAGCCATTGACTGAGAATCCACAACCTGATCTACCTGAAGGTACAAACTTAGCTATCCCAGACAGAAGAACCAGAATAGCATCCTCTATTTATTCAGAAGCACCCATTAACTAccagcagcagcagcaataTTATCctcaacaacagcaaccaATGGCACAACAACCATACGTACAATACCCACCTCAAGCTTATAACCCACAATATCATGGTGCACCATCAATGCAACAATACCCTTCACAGTTACATCATCCTCAAACTTTAGAAAGCATTGGGGAATTACCCACACCAACACAACTTATGAACTCTTCATCCTTACATTCGTTAACTTCATTTAGGCAACCAAGcaaacaacaattacaattaCAATCTGCTAGATTGAATGGGACAGTATTGAATCCAATAGATCATCCGGAGATGTTTTATACTCAAAATGCGGATCCTAGCCAAATGCAATTGccacaacagcaacaaatGCCAAGCAATATGTCTGTTATGACGGGGTCAACCAACCAGAATGGTGATAACGGTGGGGCTCTTCCTCCGCATCAATTAAGACAAAGCATTGTTATGACAAACCCGGCAGACTTGCAGAAGTCAACTACATATAGACCAGCGGGTTCCTTTAGAACTATGAACACTCTAAATAATACAAGAAATAATAGTTTGACCTCTCAAATGAATCCCtatcaacagcaacaacaggCTTTCAACTCTCGTGTTAGTGGTATCCTCGAAGAAACAGATATGGTTCAACCTCCAAGCATAGGAGGTGTCTTACCTCATAGTAGTTCGCAAGAGGATCTAAGGAGACAATTGGGATCGTCACATAACTATACAACTAACTGA
- the IMP3 gene encoding snoRNA-binding rRNA-processing protein IMP3 (ancestral locus Anc_5.108), with amino-acid sequence MVRKLKHHEQKLLKKVDFLDWKQDQGHRDTQVMRTYHIQNREDYHKYNRICGDIRRLANKLSLLPPTDPFRVKHEQLLLEKLYNMGILSTKSKISDLENKVTVSAICRRRLPVIMHRLKMAETIGDAVKFIEQGHVRVGPNLINDPAFLVTRNMEDYVTWVDNSKIKQTLLRYRNKIDDFDFA; translated from the coding sequence ATGGTCAGAAAACTAAAGCATCATGAacagaaattattgaagaaggtggATTTCCTTGACTGGAAACAGGACCAAGGTCATAGAGATACCCAGGTGATGAGGACGTACCATATTCAGAACCGTGAAGATTATCATAAATATAACAGGATATGTGGTGATATTCGTCGTTTGGCGAATAAGCTCTCGTTGCTGCCACCCACAGATCCATTTAGGGTGAAACATGAACAACTTCTCTTGGAGAAACTGTACAATATGGGTATACTCTCCACCAAATCCAAAATATcagatttagaaaataaagttaCTGTCAGTGCTATATGTAGGAGAAGACTTCCAGTTATCATGCATAGGCTGAAGATGGCAGAAACCATTGGGGACGCTGTGAAGTTTATAGAACAAGGACATGTGCGTGTGGGTCCAAACTTAATTAATGACCCTGCGTTCCTGGTGACTAGAAATATGGAAGATTATGTCACCTGGGTGGACAACTCTAAGATCAAACAAACTCTATTGAGATACAGGAAcaaaattgatgattttgattttgctTAG